The genomic DNA aaatattttaggaatttcGCTTACGATTGTTATCCTTGTATATCAAAGTAAATCCtgttattaaaatctatttaaaaatacttattgtaCCAGtaaatgttgtattataaaatgtattatctTGCCCCAGTGACAGAAAGGTTTGCAGAAGCCCAAATTACCCAGTTATAAGCTATTTGTATAGTATGCCACAGGTTGTACCTTCTGGAACATACGTGCGTACAAACACTTCATGGAATTGTGTATCACTATAGCATGTATTGTCTTGAATAGTTTAGCTTTAACATTACCGTACACCGTGAAGACTGTTCGATACCACATCATTTGTATACATTTCTACATTTGTAAACTTTACACGATAATGTCATGTGATACGTATTTGTGCATGTTTCGATTCCCAAGTCTCGCGTCAGACTTTTATCTCATATCAGTTTCATATCTACAATCAAGAGGCCTAAGTATTAACAAATAACATTCTCTTTGAAATATATTGcgtattaaagtattattaaacaataaaacaatcttttattttaatataaaattccttTTATTTGATATACGATTCAAAATCACTACAATATAAAATAGATCATTACAATATGCCATATAAAAgcgataaatatttaaaaattgaagaCATATTGACAGTCTTTgataaatagaaatacattaaatgaTTTCACTTAATTAAATGCGCCATAACAATGAGGGTACAGCCTGTATACCAGCATTGTGGCTAAATAACTTAGCTCTAAACAAACAGGTCGCTACTAGCGCGCCAGTGCGCAGGCGCCGGCCCGGCTTGCGCGGTTATTGTTTGCCGACCTCAATTCATATCTCAAAGCAAGGCCAGATGCACAAGCTAAATGCATTCTGCTCAAATAGGATcctgtttgtaaattaataataaaataaaatttacgttatataattaaagaaatgaaaaagttAGTTAGACGTTTCTGTGGACTTGAACTCGGGGGTAGTTTTGAGTTGCGTGGCGGTGGTGggcgcggaggcgggcgcgTGCTTGgagggcgcggggggcgcgggcgcgggctcggCGGCGGCCTGCGGGGGCGCGCCCGTCTGCTCCTGCtcctgctgctgctgctggctCGTCACGTTGGCCAGGTGCAGCGCCGCCAGCAGCGCCGTGATGTAACGGCGGACGTCCAGCTCCACACCTAGCATTACATGTCTTGAGATAAGATAGCAGTTGCATCGAAATAAGATTGCACGCCCTCAAGGTCGGTGAAGGTGAAACTAATTTAGATAAACATAATTGATTTGCATGTTATTATGTATGCAAAGGTTAGAGTATGGTAATCACTAATGACAGAGTGGATAAATGTTATCtctgtattgtattttttctattgcaACTTGTAGGCAGAAAAAGATTTCATGTTAAATCCTACTCCATTTATTTAGGTgcttaaaaaaagataattatctTAAAGAATCTGAATCTTAATGTCTTTTTATACAGACAAATATAAGATAAAACaaacgactgatttattttagtagtatatttgatttggtgaACTTTATTTGATCTTTTTTTAGTCGCAAATTGTTTTTAGTGAAAAAAGCACACTAAGATTTGTTGTACAAATATACTAAACCTACTTACTCATGATACAGTTGCTTATTTTGACGCATACAAGAACTTCGCCTTTACATACAGATTTAATGGTTCTTGCCTGAAGTGGGACCACAAAAAGTGTAAAAGAGAATGGTGATATCATTTCATTAGGCAATTGTTCCTAAATACTTTTGTAGAAGATAAATGGCAGTGTTTCGTGTATTTACCAGAGTTCCTGAGCTCGTTGACTTTGTAGGCGAGGTTGGCCCAGACGCGGCGCGCGGCCACGGCGGTGAGGCGGCCCACCGTCTGCGCGGTGTGCAGCGCCGGCTCGCTGCTCGCCGCTACAAGTTCGTCTACAATTAACAAACCATTACGCTCGTACGACAACTGCCAACTCAGTTCTGCTAACTACTCAAGTTGACATGCACTTATATCTAGGTTAGGTTGGGTTAAACTATAAATACTACAATGGAACAGATAGCAGGATTTGTATGGTCGGTCTTGGTTTCCGTCCAAAGCACGTTAACTCTCACTATAGCCTAAGATAGAGAAAGGCAAGGTAAAATCCTACTTTGCAGTAACTTCGATTACGATTAGACCCATATCAAAGGTAAGAGAGAAGACAGAAGCATCTAGATTATTCTAGGTACGATATCCATCAGTAAGAAACCAGCACCTAGTTTCCAAAGTCAAAAGTTAAGGTTAATATTTAATGATCACTGTTATTATTGGTTTCAGTATTTATAGTAACGTATCGCAGTAGGTATCGTATTGTAGTAGGTGGTCCGATACTGTTTACTTGATATCcgaatttaataatgtaactaGAAGAtaggtattaaattattatgcataATGTTGTGTGGGCGCCACTAGGTACAGataattaattaggtaaaaCTGAACtaagtaattatttcttaattaactATAAACATTGAACTATCTTATCGAGTAGGTGATGATCTTTATGAGGATACAGTTTTtgtcttcaaaaaaaaaagataagaatAAATTCTAAATAGGTATTAACTAATATTGATATCAGtgcatattttgttaaaaagtaaaaaatgataatttcagaagtattcgtttttttaaattacttaaatgtatAGGTGTATTTTGTCCTCATTTTTAATAGACAGTTAAACTATATATGTTTCTATATCACCTATAGAAACATAGTTTCAAGAATCCTTGAACGAGTGCATTGACTGGAGATTAGAAAAGCCTACTTAGATCCTGTTATTATCTAAAGATACAGATAATGTATCGAAAGAGATTGTGCAACACATTACTGAGTCTCGATTCTTTCAGCATTGTATAATGattctaatattaattataattggatATGACAAATACGGACGGTATAAGGTGagcgttattaaataaagtcaaaACAGATCTTGACTCAGATATATTGTGAGACATATTGTGCGTCGTCGCAACAAATATATACTTTCTTAAAAGCAATTGGGAATCTCTgagtaaaagtttaattttgttttgtaaggtACTCGGTTAGTTTGGCTTGCTAATTAGGttactaataaatttaatttcggCAGCTGATGTCATGCCAAGCCTCTGTGGGACGCGTAGTCAAATTCTCAGCATTAAGAgtcaacagattttttttcatgtttagttactttttaatgtttaaatatcgtgaaaccatttaaaatattacctacaaTTGATTGTAAACTCTAATATCACGAAAAGGGTAACTACTGTAAAACAATACGTTATTGTATTAGTCGTGACTACTACAGGGTACTTATCACTAAACTTTCTACAACCAGTCACCAAAATATAGCTAGCTGTACTTACTGCCGGGCTCCTCCTGCGGTCCCACGGGAGGCAGGTAGTGGTCCAGCAGCTGCATGGCGTATGTGGCGCCCATGTCGACGCTGTGCACAGCCTTCTGGCCGTACGCTGTGGACAGGAGCGCGTTGGCCTTGGCCCAGGAGAGCTCCTTGAGCGAGTGCACACGCTGCTCTGCTGCCTCGCGGGCTGTGTATACCTGGGTAGTgagggttttttttatagatgtatataaaacaattccatttattttaaagtaccaTCTTGGCAATAGATAGCATagtctttctttaaaaaaaaggtcgCCGCAATTAGGTTTTTAATCCATAAACATACCCAGACTGAAAACAATggttcgtggatcatacaaaagcttgtcatacgcggggttcgaatccgtgacacgttgcgcacagtgAATTTAGTGACCTCAACTacttagctatccgtgcagtttatGTCACAAGTAAACGAGTgaataaataacagtaaaacGGCGTTCAaattttttgatacaaaaacgTGTATTTAACTGGGTTTTCTGAAACTATGGCATGCTATAATTAAAGAATACTTAGGtcatatatttaatgaaatgttaaataaagTAAGTGCCTTCATCTCACGTGCTTCTGTTTTTAAGAACGAAGCGAAATCGTCACTAAACTAGTTACAAAACGAGTAAACAAAGTTTTTGCCTCAAAGAGAAAAACATTGTGCCTACGCAGCATTTAAAATAGGATTCTTGGAACTCCGCCTACATCGAAAACTATTTGTAccatacttaaatattgtattttggtCTATCCCTAGTccctagtaatattataaatgcgaaagtaactctgtctgtctgtcagtctgttacgctttcacgtcgaAACCTCTGGACTGatcttaatgaaatttggtacagagatagagttgaccttgagacagaacataggatagtttttatcccggacttttgaagagttctcttggaaacgcgatataaccgacctcgacgcgagcgaagccgcgggcgaaaagctagttaattataaatgccTCTCAGGCTAAGAAAAGGGAAACTCATGAACAACGGCCAGTAACGGAACTAATAACTAGCGTCTGAGACATGTCCTTGATCGATATTGTAACGACAATTATTTGACAGTGACCTATAAAGCCACGTTTGTTGTTAAAAAGATTAACAAATAACTAACATACATAACTGAGATAACAGCAAGGACCTCCTATTCCGGTTCATCGTCCATCACGTGCGTCtagttcaattttaattatcttatcgAAGCAATGCTAttcaacataaattatttttttcggtAGTAGTGACGTCATTTTCGTAGAATACCGTTAATTCGGTCTGGGTATGAGGTAAACAAGTACAGAAGAACACTTGAAATGCTAAATAGGTGTCGAAGtctgatttaatttaatataagtacctactatagGTAATACCTACGTTGTTGTAGATAAGTATGCTACCTATCTACTATAACCCAACAAATCATTATTCCGCATGAATTATGCACAcctaaaatacatacaaattagaACGCACGCAATGCATAAACCTATTAATTACACGGTAACTGTATACGAAGCGAAAACTACCGTCAACTTTACATATACAGCCGAACGAGTGCGAACACACACGAACACTTCCGAGGACGGAAATGACAGTTGCATACATTTCAAGTATGgaacatttatgaaataaacaaatgacgGAGCTTCGTGAAATGTAACAACATTGCATTGTCGCGATTGTGAACAGTCATAATATGTGTCTCGTACCGGTGGCGAGATGTAAATTGTGATAGTTGGACATCCTGCTAGACAGACACTTGCACTTTGAACCTGTATGAGACACTTCCTGATAGTCCAGATAACGAGAATATCCGCGTCCGGAACGTTCAAGAACATTCCAGACGACTTTGATTTAGTACATATAAACGTAAATAAAGTATGAGTCATACTGATATGTACAAGCCTTATACACTCGTAGCTTGGTGCAACAGGTTTTAAAACCACAACATAACGACATATGGTTTCCTTAATCAACTTCCTAATTCCTAACATGAAATTGGAACTTGATTGCCTTAAGATTTTTGCCTAACTTCCGAATTATGAGTCCCAGTCCTATTCCACATCAGAAAAGTAGATTAATCCTCTGCATCTAGTCTCATGAAGCTCATGCCATGAACTGTTAAAGCCAATTTCTTCACCAACATTTCTGCTATTGAaagctgtaaaattaaaaaacaaaacaataataacaaaaaacctACCTTGTTGACATGGGGTGAGATTCTAGACATAACTGCTTGTCTGGTGGTCTCCACGATGACTTTGGGAGGTTCAGCGACAAGTGGCACGCGGCGCTCGAGTTCATCCAAAACGGCGGCGACCCTGGCGTCCCCAGCGGCGAGGGGAGCAGCCACGTAGGGCGCCGCTGTGTTGGCCGCGCGGACCACGCCGGCCTCAGCCGTGGAGAGTGCCCATTCTAGTAAGGAGTGGGCTCCTGGTGGAAGAGGAACATGACAATCAGCATTACTCTAAGAGTtttgttattatgataaaataagtatgaaaattctgaaacaaaacatgTCTTACAGTAGTTACCACAGGGGGTAgttctcaaaaataaaagtttcatgGTTTGATTGTGAATCTCAACTTATAATACTTCGTATTAAGTGTGTTGTGGCCATCATTAATTGTATCTGgctaatacataatatacaatacaatacataatatcTGCTCTACCATGACAACATAAAAATCATCCGAGTGTAAAGATTTGATAACATTGTCACTAAAAATATGCATGCTTAGACAtacttttataacttaatttaagaTGCGCTGATAAGAAAGGCCACTGGCCTTTTTCTACAACGAAGTCaaatttgataacaaaaaatgtgtaacaaacttatatgtattattattgttacatcAACCCACTTCaattaaagtacttttaaaactataataagtGAGTAGTGATGGCTAGAGCAGCCATGGGAATCAGGAAGGAAATAGACTAGCAATAGCTGTTGATGTTTGTAACAGGTAAAAATCAATAACttaagtaattctttttttatcaatctaCCTACAAATGGTAATTCATGGACCTGTGACCTCAATTATCATATAAACTAATGGTGCCTTTGCTTATAAACCCTTTGCTATCTGAATCTATATAAGTTTCTGGCCCAGAAGTTTAGAAAAACTCTTTCCAGTGATAAGAActtgacaaattattttaaatttggatttttttttatacagaacacagaatacattttatagtttCTAATTTTGGGATTAGTTTAGgagtaatatttgttaaaagtgTACAAATGTAGTAAGTAAATCAACAACATACCTTTAACTTTAGTGTAGAATGCTCCGACTTGACCTACAGCTGCTCCAACTGTGGGCAGAGCCATAGCCTTCTGCACGGACTGCAGCTGCGGCATGGGTGATGAACTCACATCTGTTGCCATTTctgccataaaaaaatacaaattagaaaaaaagtgGTACACGCAGCCAATCATAGGTAAGTTAAGAAATTGTGACGAAATTGAAAGCAAAATTGCACAAaagtttaagaatattatttgaatgGCAAAACCCACTTGtttatagaatatttaattgtaatagaTCATGGATAACTCTTAATACGGtacataaaatagtaaaaaattgctttctttttatttattattctaccCACTTGCAAAGTTCGCAAGTCTCAATCTTGATACTAAGTTGCTTGCACAATAGAATATAAGTCGTCAGTAAAAATGCTAAACAGGATGAAGAACTGCAATTAAGCGCATTCGATGCAATTATAGAACGCGATGCTATCAAAACAAGATTTCGTAATTCACACTTTTTGCAGCTAAATTTAGTTTGACACCAACCTGTTATTTTACACCAACTTTTAACAAAACCAACCGGCACGAAAAAATAAGCTTAAGACTTGCTCAATACAACTCAAACGACTGACTGAATGAAACTGagcataaaatagaaaatatatacgTGATAAGCGGCAGATAGTGACGACCGGTGACGacgataaattaataattttgtgtgATTCAGAACCGCTTTGTTTGGACTTTGTCCGGCTGTCACTAACAATGTGCAACGAAACGAAATGTATTTGTTTCTGAAAACTGACAATTAATTCAGAATATAAATGTTACAGAAGACTGTACAttgaacataataaatattagcagtcactatatttttattttttaagtgcaAAGTGAACGAGGTCGTAAGTTTGCAATTGCATTTTCATGCGAATAAACTGCAACAAAACGCAATGTTACTAGGACTTTGCATTTTTAAAGGTGGAAGCAAACAAGTCAGAAATCCTACCGCGAAAATTTTATCTTTCAtgaatttaacaattattttcatgatATGGTCATGCTTAACCACATATATGTgaattgttaaaattttcaaaactacCTAGTACAgaatgaatattgaatatacGTAACCGACTACAAAAAAGAGAAATTCTCGGAAAAATCCGTCGGTTTTTTGTCTGGTATCTCACAACTTCGGAGTGGATGAACCTATTTTGTtgatcctttttttatttaacgtggaATAGCTGTTATTCTGTTTTggttccataaatatttttattaagtttgtgtCAGTGGTTTTTATTCAAATCGggaaattttattcaaattatactACTATTGTACTATTTCCTACACAACTAAATATTTCATATGGATCGATGCTTCTTAACGACATAAAATATAAGGTTTAAGGCCGTGAGCTTGTTAAATAAAAGCTTCAGTAACAATCTGCATGAAATAGGTAACTAGTAGTAGGTATGCGTTTACCTTTATTAAATTCTGTGTACACAGATAAAATAGATGCACCATGGTATCTGGCTCTTGAGAGTGAGGTTTCCATTAcagtattaaattgaaagttgaaagttcttaataaaattctattgcataaagtactttattttgtaaaacctgCATACCAATTTCATACCAGTTGCAGTAGCgctaattaaaaacatatgGCAAACAGACAGTGACAGCTAGATTCGTATGTGAGGCAATAAGAAAGAGATAGAGAAGTGCAGCCTTTCATTGTTCTgtgttttaatacaaatactGAATTGTTAAAATgatctttcatttaaaaatagaaccaaAGTGTTAAAAAACCTTAAtccaatatcaaaatatttttttcactcgCAATATTGCAACCAATATTTTTGGTTGGCGGCCAAATACCAATGTCGAACATTGATCGCAAAATTTGTGGAACGAGGCCAGCACACGTGTACATATACACAAACATTGGACGAGCGGCGCGTTCTGATTGGTTGTTACGTCAGGCGGGCTCAGTTGTTCTTGTTTTGGAGACTGATTAAGACAATTTTTGTATCGAAATATATTGGAAATGTCCTGGACGAGCGATACTGTGTTGGAATTTCTGGAACTTTACAGAAGAGAGCAACATCTATGGGACCCTAAACATCCTCTACACAGAAATAGAAGTGAAGTTGCAGAGTCCTGGCTCAGAATACAAGCATCGCTTAGTATACATTGTTCAAttactgatttaaaaaagaaaaaggaatcTTTAATGACCTCTTTCCGGATGCATCTTGGCAAGAAGAAAGCTCAAGTAGGGTACCGTACTACATGGTTCGCTTACAGTCTTATGGAGAGCTTTCTTGGCGGCAAATACGAATGCGATAGCACAAACCAATTGGAAAATGAGGTACTAAACTATATATTtgcttgtttatgttttaaaaaaacccTTTTACTATTATATCTAACCCTTTTGGGAGTCTGAAAGTTTTGTAACTTTGAAAATTGTTGGATATTGGACCAAATTGGAACCAATTGCGTAATGCGTACTACCAGCTACTGGTTATGTGATCTTGGTACCAACTTTGTCGATTGATGTTCCAATATTATGTCACCAATAtctctgttaaaaatattggcTTTGTGGATATTTGGAATTGGTAGCCAATATTTTGGTTGTCGGTTAAAAACAGTTATCGCGTACTGGCTGTTGACTCAATAATTATTGTTCGATCCTTAATTACTTGGcgaatattatttaacattatgtGGTGGATAATTTAACATCAACCTAAACTATACAATATTGATCGAATGCTTTCAGTagttataatacatatattttcggAAACATggaattaataagaataattcaTTGTTCCAGTATTTTACAAATGCAGGAAATTATACAACGCAACCAGGGATACCGGAACATACGAATAATATGAATagaaacattaacataatagaTAAGCATGCCTCATTAGCGAGGCAAAACAAACCATCGTCTCCGTGTCAGAAGAACTCAGCGAACAAAAATGTTTCAGACTTGAATTACTCAAAGAAACGAATGGATGAATctggaaattatttaaaaactgcaAATGAGGTTAAGACTGAAATGGACGAGTATGACTTGTATGGCCAATTGTTAGCGAAAAAGCTCAGGAAGTTAGACGAAAGGCAACGGGATTTGGCTATGCACGAGATCGATAATGTTATGTTCCGTGCTAAAATGCAGAGTAACACACCCCAGCAAAGAAGTTACTCTACATCGCCGTCTCCAGTACCGCGCAAACTGAAGTCTCCTATATTTATAGTGGCGCAACAGAACCTCTCGACCAGTATACAGTACGAGGATGAGAATATTTCGTATCAAGAACAGCCTCCATCTTAAAAGttgataaaatctatttttggaTTACGGAACAAAACTGAAACGCTTCTGAATCGAGGCGGATTTGAAATTCGAAATCAATTCGAGTCATTGGAGTGAGGTCAAAAAAGAAGTAGAGGTTATCCACTAATTGTCGATggccaattattttgtttgaataatattttttgttacctacattttaagtttaaatgtataattaattataaggtTACCTACCGCAGAGGTATCCAGTGATATATTTATCCTAAAAGAGGTTTAACATATTTAACAGTTATcggaatatttattatttttatttaatgattagCTTTGTAAGatgttacataattaaaagttattcaCGGTAGTGCCtaatattttacagtaaattaatatttattatcggcacatttaattaataatagtatttaattacCGAGACCATGCGATAATGTGCACTTTGACTTTTTTCCAGCTGAATGTGCTCTGAACGTTTTCAaacaaactataatattttattacattatcaaaACTGTCTGTTCTTGTTTTACTGTCCTTATATCATTTCACCTTCCATAAGACGAACTTTACACCTTAAcctgtaatttaattatctgtGGTAGGGATTTCCCCGAGTAACAAAAAAGCTATTTTTGATGACGATGATCGTCCTGCTATCGCTACTATCGCTAGTCAATCAAAGGATTATACTAACTTACATGAGATTTCGCCGGCTCAACAAAGATTCCATGTATTATTGTAACTCCAGTAATAAATATGCTAACGTTTAACTAAGCTAAATGTTGATAAAGTAAAAACACGGAATAAATGAGTTCTcctcagaaaaaaaacaattgatttatacaaatattttaacagttcAAATACCAGCGGATGACGTcattacattgttttaaaaagggTTTTTACCAACTTGGAAGGTAAGTACAATAATTATCTGAACAGCTTTGGACTTTGGACTGTGTCGATGTCGGTGCGTGTTAGAAGCATCATCTTTTATCCTTGTATCTACTTAGTAGTATCTATTTATTTGGACTTTGAGTTCTTTACTATACTAACAATACAATACTCAGAGCATTTACTAAGAACTGACGTGGTAAATTCTTACGCAATAAAAGTTGTTGGTCACGAAAccaatttcatatttatctaCCATGTAAGGGTAGTTAAGTACATAAACACATCGTTTACAGGTGAAAGATAATATTTCacgatattttctttataactcTGAATACTAAATAGGATATGCAAAAATACTGTACGCTCGTAAGAACGAGCGGGCACAGGAATTTAAATAAGTCCTATGCAAACAGGAAGGTCAGCGTTTTTATGACATGTTACTTTCAGTGCGAGGCGGAACTTCTATTGTACCACAGTTGCAGCAGACCCTGGTAGACCACAAATATTCAGAAGTTGGTTCCACACATGGATAAGTTTAACATTATACATATATCTGTGTGGCATGTGTTTAGATGTAAGTTCAATTCGGTAAGTTTAGTTGCGCTTTTAAATATGCCGGCATAATTGCTAAATATTAGACACAGTTttcttaacagtttttttttttacaaaaaaatggatCCGATAATACTAATGGACGTATCCATACTAATCGCAATAGTCTTACAAAGAGGGTGGATGGTTTCTGATAGGTTTTCGCTCCAAGTAGAATACCTACGTTACTGTTTGATAAGCTGCTTCTAGTTAGACAAGCCGTCTTCTCCAACATAGTTAAGAAATATTTCGCAGATAATCATATGAGCTTCATGTGAACATGCTTGTTTGTATTG from Trichoplusia ni isolate ovarian cell line Hi5 chromosome 4, tn1, whole genome shotgun sequence includes the following:
- the LOC113493424 gene encoding lipid storage droplets surface-binding protein 2 isoform X2 produces the protein MATDVSSSPMPQLQSVQKAMALPTVGAAVGQVGAFYTKVKGAHSLLEWALSTAEAGVVRAANTAAPYVAAPLAAGDARVAAVLDELERRVPLVAEPPKVIVETTRQAVMSRISPHVNKVYTAREAAEQRVHSLKELSWAKANALLSTAYGQKAVHSVDMGATYAMQLLDHYLPPVGPQEEPGTASSEPALHTAQTVGRLTAVAARRVWANLAYKVNELRNSGVELDVRRYITALLAALHLANVTSQQQQQEQEQTGAPPQAAAEPAPAPPAPSKHAPASAPTTATQLKTTPEFKSTETSN
- the LOC113493424 gene encoding lipid storage droplets surface-binding protein 2 isoform X1; this translates as MATDVSSSPMPQLQSVQKAMALPTVGAAVGQVGAFYTKVKGAHSLLEWALSTAEAGVVRAANTAAPYVAAPLAAGDARVAAVLDELERRVPLVAEPPKVIVETTRQAVMSRISPHVNKVYTAREAAEQRVHSLKELSWAKANALLSTAYGQKAVHSVDMGATYAMQLLDHYLPPVGPQEEPGNELVAASSEPALHTAQTVGRLTAVAARRVWANLAYKVNELRNSGVELDVRRYITALLAALHLANVTSQQQQQEQEQTGAPPQAAAEPAPAPPAPSKHAPASAPTTATQLKTTPEFKSTETSN
- the LOC113493426 gene encoding uncharacterized protein LOC113493426, whose translation is MSWTSDTVLEFLELYRREQHLWDPKHPLHRNRSEVAESWLRIQASLSIHCSITDLKKKKESLMTSFRMHLGKKKAQVGYRTTWFAYSLMESFLGGKYECDSTNQLENEYFTNAGNYTTQPGIPEHTNNMNRNINIIDKHASLARQNKPSSPCQKNSANKNVSDLNYSKKRMDESGNYLKTANEVKTEMDEYDLYGQLLAKKLRKLDERQRDLAMHEIDNVMFRAKMQSNTPQQRSYSTSPSPVPRKLKSPIFIVAQQNLSTSIQYEDENISYQEQPPS